The Pseudomonadota bacterium genome segment GAGGTGTAGGGCAGGGTGGCGTAGGCGCCCGGGCGGATGTCCTCGACCGCGCGGCGCGTATCGAAGTAGTGCAGATCCGTGCCCGGGAGCGGCTGTCGGTACTGTTCGTTCATGGCGCCAATGATACGCCGGTTCGGGCCCTTGCTCCTCTCCCGTCGGCGCCGCTACGCTCCTCGACAGACGAGCCAGCCGACGGGTCACCCGCCATGAATCCTTCCCCGCTCTTTCGAGAATCGCGTGAGGACGTGTTGCACGACCTGATGCGCGAGCACCCCTTCGCCACCATCGTCTCAGCGGCAGGCGGCGCCCTGAGCGCCGACCACGCGCCTCTGGTGCTGCACGAGGGGCAGGCCGGGGCGCCGAGTGTGCTGCGAGGACACCTCGCCCGCGGCAACGCCCTGGCTCGCGACGCGGCGGCGCCGATCGAGGTGCTGATCATCTTCCAGGGCCCCCAGGCGTACATCACGCCGTCGTGGTACGCGTCCAAGCGCGAGCACGGCAAGGTGGTGCCCACCTGGAACTACGTCGTGGTCCATGCGCGGGGCCAGCTGCGCTTCGTCACCGACACCCAGTGGCTGCTGGCGCACCTGCACACGCTGACCGACAGCCACGAGGGCGCTCGCCCCGCGCCGTGGGCCGTGTCCGATGCGCCGAACACCTACGTGGCCCAGCAACTGAAGGGTCTGATCGGCTTCGAGATCGACATTACCAGCCTCGAGGGCACCTGGAAGCTGAGCCAGAACAAGGGCGCTGCCGATCGCGCGGGGGTGGAGGCGGGCTTGCGCGGGGAAGGCGGTCCTCAGCACGCGGCGGTCTCTTCCTTGGTGCGCGAGCGCGGGCGCTCTTAGGGCGTGAGCGTAGCGTTGGTGATCGAATTCACTAAGTAAGCGATTCCCGAGACGGTCTACTCGCGCGGCAGTCGGGCGCCGCTCACGATCAGCAGATTGCCGACGTCGATACGACTGCCGGCGTTGCCGCGCATCTCGTTGATGACAAGATCGATGCGACCGTCGCCGTCCAGGTCCCCGGGCGCGGCGCTGTACATGAGCGTGTCCCCCGCGTCGGCCTGACCGCTGCCACCGCGGGCACCCAGGATGTCCGTGATGGCGAAGCCCTCGGGGCGCTGGCCGCTGGCCAGGTCGATCTGTGCTGGCCACGGTCCCGTCTGACCCCACAGCACGTGCACGGTGCCGGCCTGGGCCCGACCTGAGGGGCTGGCCAAGGGCGACGCCACGGCGAGGTCGGTAATGCCGTCGCCGTCGAAGTCACCGTGGGCGGAGGTGTCGGCACCGATCGCACCGGCCTCCGGGCCCGCGAGGGTGGAGAAGCTCAGGTCGTCGGGTACCGCATCCATGGCGAAGCGACGCCCGCGCAGATCCTGTGCCGTGAAGAACACGTGGCCGACGCCACTCTCGCTGCGGCCGAGGGCATCACCCCGGATGTCGCCGAGGAAGAGATCTGCGGCACCGTCGCCGTTGTAGTCCTCACCTGCCAGCATATCCTCGCCCAAACGCAGATTGGCGAAGGCACCGGGTACGGTGGCGCCATCGATGCGGGTCACGCTGCCGGGCGGCTGGTCCACCGCGATCGTGAGGCCCGCAGGCCACAGGGGATCGGTGGGAAAGTTGTCGTCCCAGAGGATGAAGGCGCTGCCGCCGAGGTTGCCGCCGTTGCGGGTGGCGGCACCGTCGGGCGCGCCCTCGGCGGGGAGCAGGCCCCCAGCCCGCGCGAGGGCGGCGGCAATGAGCACTTCGTCGCGGCCGTTGTCGTCAAGGTCACCTAGCGCGACCGTTGCGCCGAAGTGGTAGTCCGCCGCGCCCGGCGGCGGGGTGATCTTGAGGACGTGGCCGGCGATCGGGGTGGTGGCGAAGTCGGCTAGATCCACCGTCAGCGTCTGATCGAGATGGACCCCACCACGGATCAGCCACGCGCCGCCGCGGTTACGCTCGCCGTTGCCATCTTCCTGGTCCGCGCCGATCAGGAGATCTGGGATGCCATCGCCGGTGACATCGCCCGTGCGCATCCACATGCCGAGGCGGTCGAGTTCTGCCGCGCCCACGACGGTGAACACGGTCGCGTTGTTGGGTGGCGCAGCAAGATCCAGGGGCGTGTTGTCGCGCGCCAGGTCGCGCACGGTGGCGCCGCCGATGAGGATCGAGACAGCGCCGGCGCCGATGCGACCGGAGATCGGTTCGCGGTAGTTCTGCCGCGCGATGATCAGATCGCCCATGCCGTCGCCCGTCACGTCGTCCATCCAGATCTCGCTGCCGGTCACCTCCTGGCGGGCGGCACCGGCGATGACCAGCACGTCGTCGC includes the following:
- a CDS encoding FMN-binding negative transcriptional regulator yields the protein MNPSPLFRESREDVLHDLMREHPFATIVSAAGGALSADHAPLVLHEGQAGAPSVLRGHLARGNALARDAAAPIEVLIIFQGPQAYITPSWYASKREHGKVVPTWNYVVVHARGQLRFVTDTQWLLAHLHTLTDSHEGARPAPWAVSDAPNTYVAQQLKGLIGFEIDITSLEGTWKLSQNKGAADRAGVEAGLRGEGGPQHAAVSSLVRERGRS